A single genomic interval of Xiphophorus couchianus chromosome 2, X_couchianus-1.0, whole genome shotgun sequence harbors:
- the synm gene encoding synemin yields the protein MLPFKRTFDSEKQQLQKLNSRLAQYLSRTKQLEQENALLIAEINKLKRGSGTAEWEQRYKADMKDLRRMVGQISFEKSQAEMEREKLWRELQTVRSLCSEQTEACRDISGELKGCEQELQQAHKINSDLQQRLLQLESEYKRLEDAHRYETANLRHRVQSRVVPIITQTYHGPPVVSVEEVQEYARGLSEGWIETFDMYQQKVEEMEQSIKADQARLCDLQKEKMLYASELGKLRTEAEKQGQVQMRLEEELMHMQDKFRVDLSEHQIIIEQLEHERNILAEAMEEKMREHQHLLQVKMDMGMEVAAYRTLLESERVGMQGAHRRMSQHQRERIIDIKVPAQHYSPRTSTLTSRRHIDMRYASPTNLRRPPVTSSGSISPSRVIPISVAGRARHQSPASRRDMISFNKARAATSVPTTSTETGQDKNKISKPAQKTVAEEKTMRFKQVPYESKASFSPETKSVRVVSPPAKSIAQTVTESKRQVSNEKEKGYDPDEFKDKEKAETIIEKKILDSVSVEEIIEKVIKPAGLEAKACSSGDSKVRYHVEKSEQEDGTTKTQIVLESKFKEEIDVSEDSALEEFLSHGVKKVSMEDIEDTATGNMIKNLISSLQGGENMENKSVNVEIIEEPIESFSDEELEIEINRKSSSYEPSRYFQIEEMENITHDSEEEKSEDNATIASKRGTDQPSGGSVHIQEFSRKNTSPNFSREQEFHEYFVSTPDENLSEPEDGGGIMSYGHYGIVDDLSDERYYQDESLPQRKVIVEESEEYQYKSSNHSIPKESFPECIIEEEVRVSPIVQESMLEFLREDSLEPKEQLKGALETLQSSVSGPLREELVFLTKMSSESPQNVAIKKVEQSSDNGTMTIVAELNVSQTLEDSGLLEEGDDISEEQIMKALRSSNLDLEKAFQGGASSGYSIRVSKEEGVSYAEGLEGFGSLEESASKIIEKHIKLEPSEKSFTFQMEEQGDHGEESSEQSQLLKNPEKISTEKRVAIVYLERPSED from the exons ATGCTTCCTTTCAAGAGAACTTTTGACAGCGAAAAACAGCAACTGCAAAAGCTGAACAGCAGACTTGCTCAGTATCTATCCAGGACCAAGCAGCTAGAGCAAGAAAACGCGCTTCTTATAGCTGAAATTAACAAACTGAAGCGCGGCAGCGGGACGGCGGAATGGGAGCAGAGGTACAAAGCAGATATGAAGGATCTGAGGAGAATGGTGGGGCAGATCTCCTTCGAGAAGTCCCAGGCGGAGATGGAGAGGGAGAAGCTATGGCGAGAGTTGCAGACGGTCCGGTCTCTGTGCAGCGAGCAGACCGAGGCGTGCAGGGACATCAGCGGCGAGCTGAAGGGCTGCgagcaggagctgcagcaggcGCACAAAATTAACAGCGACCTGCAGCAGCGGCTCCTTCAACTGGAGAGCGAGTACAAGCGCTTAGAGGACGCGCACAGGTATGAGACGGCCAACCTCCGGCATCGGGTGCAGTCTCGGGTAGTGCCTATCATCACTCAAACTTATCACGGGCCCCCGGTGGTTTCCGTGGAGGAGGTGCAGGAGTACGCCCGCGGGCTGTCCGAGGGATGGATAGAGACGTTTGATATGTACCAACAGAAAGTGGAGGAGATGGAGCAGTCGATCAAAGCGGACCAGGCGAGGCTGTGCGACCTACAGAAGGAGAAGATGCTGTACGCATCCGAGCTGGGCAAACTGCGCACGGAGGCGGAAAAACAGGGCCAGGTTCAAATGCGTCTGGAAGAGGAGCTCATGCACATGCAGGACAAATTCCGAGTGGATTTAAGTGAACACCAG atAATTATTGAGCAGTTGGAACATGAGAGAAACATTCTGGCTGAGGCTATGGAAGAGAAAATGAGGGAACATCAGCACCTTCTCCAAGTGAAAATGGATATGGgcatggaggtggcagcataCAG GACTCTCCTGGAAAGTGAAAGAGTTGGTATGCAAGGTGCTCACAGGAGGATGAGCCAACATCAAAGAGAGAGAATAATAG ATATCAAGGTGCCTGCCCAACATTACTCTCCAAGAACTTCAACCTTAACCTCAAGAAGACATATAGATATGCGGTATGCATCACCAACAAACCTGAGAAGACCACCTGTGACCTCTTCTGGGTCCATAAGTCCCTCCAGGGTTATTCCCATTTCAGTTGCAGGAAGGGCTCGGCATCAGAGTCCAGCATCCAGAAGGGATATGATCTCGTTCAACAAAGCTCGGGCTGCCACTTCTGTGCCTACTACCAGTACCGAAACTGGccaggataaaaacaaaataagtaagCCTGCACAGAAAACGGTAGCAGAGGAGAAAACCATGAGATTCAAACAGGTCCCTTATGAAAGCAAAGCCAGTTTTTCACCAGAGACAAAGTCCGTAAGAGTGGTGTCACCCCCAGCAAAAAGTATTGCTCAAACTGTCACAGAAAGCAAAAGGCAGGTGTCCAATGAGAAAGAGAAAGGTTATGATCCAGATGAGTTCAAAGACAAAGAGAAGGCAGAAACTATAATTGAAAAAAAGATACTGGACTCTGTATCTGTAGAAGAGATTATTGAGAAAGTGATCAAACCTGCAGGTTTAGAAGCCAAGGCATGTTCATCAGGAGACTCTAAGGTCAGGTATCACGTGGAGAAAAGTGAGCAGGAAGACGGCACCACTAAGACACAGATTGTGCTGGAGTCCAAATTCAAAGAAGAGATAGATGTTTCCGAGGACTCTGCCCTGGAGGAATTCCTGAGCCACGGTGTGAAGAAGGTATCAATGGAGGACATAGAAGATACAGCAACAGGAAACATGATTAAGAACCTTATAAGTAGTCTTCAAGggggagaaaacatggaaaataagTCAGTCAATGTGGAAATTATTGAGGAACCCATTGAGTCTTTCAGTGATGAGGAGcttgaaattgaaataaatagaaaatcaaGTTCTTATGAGCCCTCAAGATATTTCCAAATTGAGGAGATGGAAAACATAACTCACGactctgaagaagaaaagagtgAGGATAATGCCACAATAGCCTCCAAAAGAGGCACAGACCAGCCCAGTGGTGGATCTGTGCATATTCAGGAGTTCTCTAGAAAAAACACATCTCCTAATTTCTCCCGTGAGCAGGAGTTTCATGAGTACTTTGTTTCCACACCAGATGAAAACCTTTCTGAACCTGAAGATGGTGGAGGAATAATGTCATATGGCCATTATGGCATTGTAGATGATCTGTCTGATGAGAGGTATTACCAAGACGAAAGTCTTCCCCAGAGAAAAGTGATAGTGGAGGAAAGTGAGGAATACCAGTACAAGTCAAGCAATCACTCGATCCCCAAGGAAAGTTTTCCAGAGTGCATAATTGAAGAAGAAGTTCGGGTATCGCCTATAGTGCAAGAATCCATGCTTGAGTTCCTGAGAGAGGATTCTTTGGAACCCAAAGAGCAGCTGAAGGGAGCCTTGGAGACACTACAGAGCTCAGTCTCTGGTCCCTTGAGGGAAGAGTTGGTTTTCCTCACAAAAATGAGCAGCGAAAGTCCACAAAACGTGGCAATCAAAAAAGTTGAGCAGTCAAGTGATAATGGAACCATGACTATAGTTGCAGAGCTAAATGTCTCACAAACCCTTGAAGACTCTGGGCTGTTAGAGGAAGGAGATGATATTTCCGAAGAGCAGATAATGAAAGCTCTCAGATCTTCCAACCTGGATCTTGAAAAAGCCTTCCAAGGAGGAGCCAGTTCAGGGTACAGCATCAGAGTGTCCAAAGAAGAGGGGGTTTCATATGCTGAGGGATTGGAAGGCTTTGGCAGTCTAGAGGAATCTGCATCTAAAATAATTgagaaacacataaaactggAACCATCCGAAAAGTCCTTCACCTTCCAGATGGAGGAGCAGGGTGACCATGGTGAGGAGAGCTCAGAGCAGTCCCAACTCTTAAAAAACCCAGAGAAGATTTCTACTGAAAAAAGAGTTGCAATAGTTTACCTTGAAAGGCCCTCAGAAGACTAa
- the pgpep1l gene encoding pyroglutamyl-peptidase 1 isoform X3, with the protein MSEREIVVVTGFGPFRQFLVNPSWTTAQGLKLAGMGQRIDVYIKELPVSYSSTQRIIAELWQTLKPKFAVPLGIARGSSLVILEQTGKNSGYSTRDVCNCSPTDHLCIVGGPEKLDSVVNMRTISKHFKQAGMDVVHSRDAGRYLCDFAYYCSLYHGERRAAFIHIPSSGSLSSAERLVPLLQETIVMMLDQLEEAKYHSETSLFRLFLDMRIPNRQTI; encoded by the exons ATGAGCGAAAGAGAAATTGTCGTTGTTACAG GGTTTGGACCGTTCAGACAGTTCTTGGTGAACCCCAGCTGGACAACAGCCCAG GGATTAAAGTTGGCCGGGATGGGACAGCGCATCGATGTTTACATCAAGGAACTGCCAGTTAGCTACAGTTCAACCCAGAGGATTATTGCTGAGCTTTGGCAGACCCTTAAACCAAag TTTGCTGTTCCCCTGGGCATAGCCAGAGGTTCCAGTCTTGTCATTTTGGAGCAAACTGGTAAGAACAGCGGATATAGCACCCGAGACGTTTGCAACTGCTCCCCCACAGATCACCTCTGCATCGTAGGCGGCCCAGAGAAACTGGACTCCGTTGTTAATATGAGGACCATCTCCAAGCACTTTAAGCAAGCAGGAATGGATGTGGTTCATTCTAGAGATGCTGGCAG ATACTTGTGTGATTTTGCTTATTACTGCTCACTGTATCATGGTGAGAGGAGAGCAGCTTTCATCCATATACCCTCATCTGGCAGTTTATCCTCGGCTGAGAGACTGGTACCTCTTCTTCAGGAAACAATTGTCATGATGCTTGATCAGCTGGAAGAAGCCAAATATCACTCAGAAAC
- the pgpep1l gene encoding pyroglutamyl-peptidase 1 isoform X2 encodes MSEREIVVVTGFGPFRQFLVNPSWTTAQGLKLAGMGQRIDVYIKELPVSYSSTQRIIAELWQTLKPKFAVPLGIARGSSLVILEQTGKNSGYSTRDVCNCSPTDHLCIVGGPEKLDSVVNMRTISKHFKQAGMDVVHSRDAGRYLCDFAYYCSLYHGERRAAFIHIPSSGSLSSAERLVPLLQETIVMMLDQLEEAKYHSETPSWRSESVLQLGASCSPPREI; translated from the exons ATGAGCGAAAGAGAAATTGTCGTTGTTACAG GGTTTGGACCGTTCAGACAGTTCTTGGTGAACCCCAGCTGGACAACAGCCCAG GGATTAAAGTTGGCCGGGATGGGACAGCGCATCGATGTTTACATCAAGGAACTGCCAGTTAGCTACAGTTCAACCCAGAGGATTATTGCTGAGCTTTGGCAGACCCTTAAACCAAag TTTGCTGTTCCCCTGGGCATAGCCAGAGGTTCCAGTCTTGTCATTTTGGAGCAAACTGGTAAGAACAGCGGATATAGCACCCGAGACGTTTGCAACTGCTCCCCCACAGATCACCTCTGCATCGTAGGCGGCCCAGAGAAACTGGACTCCGTTGTTAATATGAGGACCATCTCCAAGCACTTTAAGCAAGCAGGAATGGATGTGGTTCATTCTAGAGATGCTGGCAG ATACTTGTGTGATTTTGCTTATTACTGCTCACTGTATCATGGTGAGAGGAGAGCAGCTTTCATCCATATACCCTCATCTGGCAGTTTATCCTCGGCTGAGAGACTGGTACCTCTTCTTCAGGAAACAATTGTCATGATGCTTGATCAGCTGGAAGAAGCCAAATATCACTCAGAAAC
- the pgpep1l gene encoding pyroglutamyl-peptidase 1 isoform X5: MSEREIVVVTGFGPFRQFLVNPSWTTAQGLKLAGMGQRIDVYIKELPVSYSSTQRIIAELWQTLKPKFAVPLGIARGSSLVILEQTGKNSGYSTRDVCNCSPTDHLCIVGGPEKLDSVVNMRTISKHFKQAGMDVVHSRDAGRYLCDFAYYCSLYHGERRAAFIHIPSSGSLSSAERLVPLLQETIVMMLDQLEEAKYHSET; the protein is encoded by the exons ATGAGCGAAAGAGAAATTGTCGTTGTTACAG GGTTTGGACCGTTCAGACAGTTCTTGGTGAACCCCAGCTGGACAACAGCCCAG GGATTAAAGTTGGCCGGGATGGGACAGCGCATCGATGTTTACATCAAGGAACTGCCAGTTAGCTACAGTTCAACCCAGAGGATTATTGCTGAGCTTTGGCAGACCCTTAAACCAAag TTTGCTGTTCCCCTGGGCATAGCCAGAGGTTCCAGTCTTGTCATTTTGGAGCAAACTGGTAAGAACAGCGGATATAGCACCCGAGACGTTTGCAACTGCTCCCCCACAGATCACCTCTGCATCGTAGGCGGCCCAGAGAAACTGGACTCCGTTGTTAATATGAGGACCATCTCCAAGCACTTTAAGCAAGCAGGAATGGATGTGGTTCATTCTAGAGATGCTGGCAG ATACTTGTGTGATTTTGCTTATTACTGCTCACTGTATCATGGTGAGAGGAGAGCAGCTTTCATCCATATACCCTCATCTGGCAGTTTATCCTCGGCTGAGAGACTGGTACCTCTTCTTCAGGAAACAATTGTCATGATGCTTGATCAGCTGGAAGAAGCCAAATATCACTCAGAAACGTAG